In Cytobacillus oceanisediminis, the following proteins share a genomic window:
- the bshC gene encoding bacillithiol biosynthesis cysteine-adding enzyme BshC, with translation MEILNLSLPATNRFATDYIAQTEEIMQFFHYRYNSDSDYKARLAELRGRSFMRNELSQYIGEFMDRFPSSPAVHDSLKKLKQENSAVIIGGQQAGILTGPLYTIHKIISIINLAKQQENELGIPVVPVFWIAGEDHDYQEVNHIFIEKNNKMEKMTYPEKVLEKKMVSNIPLNREKCRAWVEDIIETFGETKHTKDLLLTLEEIILHSQTYVEFFAGIIMHLFKETGLLLVDSGDQKLRRLESSIFGKQIKGFEDITKRVKSQQQNLENAGFPNAIDLSENAANLFYYDEKHKERILLEFNQEKKVFTGKEHTHEFTMNELLEIAENHPERLSNNVVTRPITQECLFPVLSFIAGPGEIAYWAELKMAFEWFGMKMPPIMPRLNITILERSVESDLRELGLDLQGVLVSGTESEKDEYLRSIKNESIEAQFRKTKAQVKQNYELIEELTMNEVHALLPMLKKNEDLLLRQIDFMENKIQKSIQQKHEVIIMKYEKAENSLRPGGVPQERVWNLLYYLNKYGMDFLEEFIDYSFNFDGTHKVIKI, from the coding sequence ATGGAGATTCTTAATCTCTCATTGCCGGCAACAAACCGGTTTGCAACAGATTATATTGCACAAACAGAAGAAATTATGCAGTTTTTTCACTATCGTTATAATTCCGACTCTGATTATAAAGCACGGTTAGCTGAACTGAGAGGCCGGTCGTTTATGAGAAATGAACTTTCTCAATATATTGGAGAGTTTATGGATCGATTTCCTTCTTCCCCGGCTGTTCATGACTCACTTAAGAAGCTGAAGCAAGAAAATAGTGCAGTGATTATCGGAGGGCAGCAAGCAGGAATTTTGACGGGACCTCTTTACACTATACATAAAATCATCTCAATCATAAATCTTGCAAAACAGCAGGAAAATGAGCTGGGAATCCCTGTTGTTCCTGTATTCTGGATTGCGGGGGAAGATCATGACTATCAGGAAGTAAATCATATTTTCATCGAGAAGAATAATAAAATGGAAAAAATGACATATCCTGAAAAAGTTTTAGAGAAGAAGATGGTTTCAAATATCCCTTTGAACCGAGAAAAGTGCAGGGCATGGGTGGAAGACATCATTGAGACTTTCGGAGAGACGAAACATACAAAAGATCTCCTTCTGACTTTAGAAGAAATTATTTTGCATTCACAAACCTATGTGGAGTTCTTTGCCGGCATTATCATGCATTTATTTAAAGAAACAGGGCTTCTTCTGGTTGATTCCGGTGACCAAAAGCTTCGCAGACTTGAAAGCAGCATTTTTGGCAAACAGATCAAAGGGTTTGAAGATATTACAAAACGTGTGAAAAGCCAGCAGCAAAATTTAGAGAATGCCGGGTTTCCAAATGCCATTGACTTAAGTGAAAATGCTGCCAACCTATTTTATTATGACGAAAAGCATAAAGAAAGAATACTTTTGGAGTTCAATCAGGAGAAAAAGGTATTTACGGGTAAGGAACACACTCACGAGTTCACAATGAATGAGCTTCTGGAGATTGCAGAAAATCATCCCGAACGACTGAGCAATAATGTGGTGACGAGGCCCATCACCCAGGAATGCCTGTTTCCGGTTCTTTCCTTTATAGCCGGGCCTGGCGAAATTGCCTATTGGGCTGAACTAAAAATGGCATTTGAATGGTTTGGAATGAAAATGCCTCCAATTATGCCCCGTTTAAATATCACTATCTTAGAACGTTCTGTGGAAAGTGATTTGCGAGAATTAGGACTTGATTTGCAGGGCGTGCTTGTATCTGGCACGGAATCAGAGAAAGATGAGTATCTGAGGAGTATTAAAAATGAAAGCATAGAAGCCCAATTCCGAAAAACAAAAGCTCAAGTAAAACAAAACTATGAGCTAATCGAAGAGCTTACAATGAATGAGGTTCACGCCCTTCTACCTATGTTAAAGAAAAATGAAGATCTTTTATTAAGGCAGATAGATTTCATGGAGAATAAAATCCAGAAATCCATCCAGCAAAAACATGAAGTAATTATTATGAAATATGAAAAAGCTGAAAACTCCCTGAGGCCGGGTGGAGTTCCTCAGGAGAGAGTTTGGAATCTTCTCTATTACCTTAATAAATATGGGATGGATTTCCTTGAAGAATTTATTGATTACTCCTTTAATTTTGATGGGACACACAAAGTCATAAAAATTTAA